One Actinosynnema pretiosum DNA segment encodes these proteins:
- a CDS encoding transposase family protein, protein MLFYRAALPLSHQTLRFVSGLVRAHRKQLGSVWRKLNSGQQALLVLVYLRKGETFAHLGAGFAVSATTCWHYVNETVELLARRSPKLREALRRAKRQGIAYVVIDGTLIPIDRIAADRPFHSGKHRMHGVNLQVIASPDGTILWVSGDLPGSTHDTAAARIWNILAALRQAELIALGDKGYHGYDETGRHVITPYKGRNKPESQKGTNRAHARLRGPGERANARLKTWCILRKLRCCPRRAGRLAKAIHVLQNYEATTG, encoded by the coding sequence GTGTTGTTCTACCGTGCCGCGCTACCGTTGTCACATCAGACCCTGAGGTTCGTGTCCGGGCTGGTCCGCGCCCATCGCAAGCAGCTGGGATCGGTATGGCGCAAGCTCAACTCAGGACAACAGGCACTGCTGGTGCTGGTGTACCTGCGCAAAGGCGAGACGTTCGCCCATCTTGGCGCCGGGTTCGCGGTCTCGGCCACGACCTGCTGGCACTACGTCAACGAAACCGTCGAACTGCTCGCCCGGCGGTCCCCGAAGCTACGAGAAGCGCTGCGCAGGGCGAAACGCCAGGGCATCGCCTACGTGGTGATCGACGGCACGCTCATCCCGATCGACCGGATCGCCGCCGACCGGCCCTTCCACTCCGGCAAACACCGGATGCACGGGGTGAACCTGCAGGTGATCGCCTCTCCGGACGGCACGATCCTGTGGGTGTCCGGCGACCTGCCCGGCAGCACCCACGACACCGCCGCCGCCCGGATCTGGAACATCCTCGCCGCCCTGCGCCAAGCTGAACTGATCGCCTTGGGAGACAAAGGTTATCACGGTTACGACGAGACCGGTCGGCACGTGATCACCCCGTACAAGGGTCGCAACAAGCCCGAGTCGCAGAAGGGCACCAACCGTGCCCACGCCCGCCTGCGCGGACCCGGCGAACGCGCCAACGCCCGGCTCAAGACCTGGTGCATCCTGCGCAAGCTCCGCTGCTGCCCCCGCCGCGCCGGCCGACTGGCCAAAGCCATCCACGTCCTACAGAACTACGAGGCCACCACAGGATGA
- the cmk gene encoding (d)CMP kinase: MGHGELRGVVALDGPSGTGKSSAARGLAALLGARYLDTGAMYRAVALAVLRAGVDPHDPVAVTGTARRALLVQSTDPANSTTRLDGVDVGAEIRGPEVTLAVSPVSATGGVRELLVAEQRRIIAEAVEQAGGIVVEGRDIGTVVAPDAPLKVYLTADAEARARRRTKQDNDSGRATTVERTLADVTRRDDYDSTRQVSPLRPAADAVELDTTPLDLAGTLDALLAMVEERGLRHERVTG; encoded by the coding sequence GTGGGACACGGTGAGCTGCGTGGCGTGGTGGCCCTGGACGGGCCTTCCGGCACCGGCAAGTCCTCAGCCGCGCGCGGACTGGCCGCACTCCTGGGGGCTCGCTACCTGGACACGGGCGCCATGTACCGGGCGGTCGCGCTGGCCGTGCTGCGCGCGGGCGTCGACCCCCACGACCCGGTGGCGGTGACCGGGACCGCGCGCCGCGCGCTGCTCGTGCAGAGCACCGACCCGGCGAACTCGACCACCCGGCTCGACGGCGTCGACGTCGGCGCCGAGATCCGGGGCCCCGAGGTCACCCTCGCGGTGTCCCCGGTCTCCGCGACCGGCGGCGTGCGCGAGCTGCTGGTGGCCGAGCAGCGGCGGATCATCGCCGAGGCGGTCGAGCAGGCGGGCGGCATCGTCGTGGAGGGCCGCGACATCGGCACCGTCGTCGCCCCCGACGCGCCGCTCAAGGTCTACCTGACCGCCGACGCCGAGGCCCGCGCGCGCCGCCGCACCAAGCAGGACAACGACTCGGGGCGGGCGACGACGGTGGAGCGGACACTCGCGGACGTGACACGGCGGGACGACTACGACTCGACCCGCCAGGTGTCCCCGCTGCGCCCGGCCGCCGACGCCGTCGAGCTGGACACCACCCCGCTCGACCTGGCGGGCACGCTCGACGCGCTGCTGGCCATGGTCGAGGAGCGCGGGCTTCGCCACGAGCGGGTGACGGGATGA
- a CDS encoding tyrosine-type recombinase/integrase: MPKQRNHGEGGLFWDEPRQRWIATVHLGFNAKGKRVTKRASAKTKSAAGKKLKEMLRAIDDGLPPEQHGYKVRDCVAAWLKHGLRGRSEDTIKNYRSLADVHILPALGGRSLRELSADEVDEWLTEIALTLSTRTVRLLHSILNRAVRMAQAREKVRRNVVALCEVPTGQVGRPSKALDFAQVKAVLSAAEASPLHAYIVLSLLIGARTEELRALTWDHVDLDGALGATPPVLPSISVWRSVRQGGDTKTRKSRRTLAMPSRCIEALKAHRLHQGARRRLAGDRWQEHGLVFASEVGTPLDSHNVRRSFRRVLKAAGLPPAAWTPREMRHSFVSVLSASGVRLEDIARLAGHSGTAVTEAVYRHQIVPVMQEAAMVMDRVFPRQS; the protein is encoded by the coding sequence ATGCCGAAACAGCGTAACCACGGGGAAGGCGGCCTGTTCTGGGACGAACCGCGCCAACGCTGGATCGCCACGGTCCACCTTGGGTTCAACGCCAAGGGCAAGCGGGTCACGAAGCGGGCGAGCGCCAAGACCAAGTCGGCGGCGGGCAAGAAGCTCAAGGAGATGCTTCGGGCGATCGATGACGGGTTGCCCCCGGAGCAGCACGGCTACAAGGTCCGTGACTGCGTCGCGGCATGGCTCAAGCACGGATTGCGCGGCAGGAGCGAGGACACCATCAAGAACTACCGCTCTCTCGCGGACGTGCACATCCTTCCCGCACTGGGTGGGCGGTCCCTGCGGGAGCTGTCCGCCGACGAGGTGGACGAGTGGCTGACCGAGATCGCCCTCACGTTGTCCACGCGCACCGTCCGGTTGCTGCACTCGATCCTGAACCGCGCGGTGCGCATGGCGCAGGCCAGGGAAAAGGTGCGGCGCAACGTGGTGGCTTTGTGCGAGGTGCCCACCGGCCAGGTGGGGCGTCCGTCCAAGGCGCTGGACTTCGCCCAAGTGAAAGCGGTGCTGTCGGCGGCGGAAGCTTCACCGCTGCACGCCTACATCGTGCTGTCCCTGCTGATCGGTGCCCGCACCGAGGAGTTGCGGGCGCTGACGTGGGACCACGTCGACCTGGACGGTGCTCTTGGTGCCACCCCGCCGGTGCTCCCGTCCATCTCGGTGTGGCGGTCGGTGCGCCAAGGAGGCGACACCAAGACCAGGAAGTCACGGCGCACGTTGGCCATGCCGAGTCGCTGCATCGAGGCGCTGAAGGCGCACCGGCTTCACCAGGGCGCCCGACGCCGACTCGCCGGGGACCGGTGGCAGGAGCACGGCCTGGTGTTCGCCTCAGAGGTGGGCACTCCGCTCGACAGCCACAACGTCCGCCGCAGCTTCAGGCGAGTCCTCAAGGCCGCAGGGCTGCCCCCTGCGGCGTGGACGCCACGGGAGATGCGCCATTCGTTCGTGTCCGTCCTGTCCGCGTCCGGAGTGCGGCTGGAGGACATCGCGCGGTTGGCGGGGCACAGCGGGACGGCGGTGACCGAGGCCGTCTACCGGCACCAGATCGTGCCCGTGATGCAGGAGGCCGCGATGGTCATGGACCGGGTGTTCCCGAGGCAGTCCTGA
- a CDS encoding aspartate aminotransferase family protein → MADLIGLEEAERLDVDAVHDLHRRYINKSQVRLMTSFGFGRELVERAEGAYLWTKSGRRILDFTGGVGVLNHGHNHPRILEARRRFQEKQRMEVHKTYFSPYLAALGHNLAQLLPGDLNRSFLPNSGAEAVEGAVKLAYKYHGGKRNTILRSDISFHGKLLGSGGLTGSTQNHFAFPTIPGIRTFSYGDLDSVRQALAEARDANGRSDVYALLIEPFSASTIRWCSEEFLRGLRELCTAEDIVLIFDEIYTGWGKTGSLFYFTRYEGLVPDVVTTSKSFGGGKSSISAYIAREPLFRKVYDNMTDAMMQSTSTTYYGFGEEAATALEAISVAVDEDFPARARVIEGVLRPGLERIQKTYPDLISEVAGSGALHGVFLSGGPKVLDLVGKLPVGGPAKDPLIRTKIITAAVIDALYREHDIYTYNTLNGRSPMIVAPPLVAGVEECERFLDAFEAVLDQGMTKLVGRFVKERVSSLW, encoded by the coding sequence ATGGCAGACCTGATCGGTCTGGAGGAGGCGGAGCGGCTGGACGTGGACGCGGTCCACGACCTCCACCGCCGGTACATCAACAAGAGCCAGGTCCGGCTGATGACCTCGTTCGGCTTCGGCCGGGAGCTGGTCGAGCGCGCCGAGGGCGCCTACCTGTGGACGAAGAGCGGGCGGCGCATCCTCGACTTCACCGGGGGCGTCGGCGTGCTCAACCACGGCCACAACCACCCCCGCATCCTGGAGGCCCGCCGCCGCTTCCAGGAGAAGCAGCGGATGGAGGTGCACAAGACCTACTTCTCGCCCTACCTGGCCGCGCTCGGCCACAACCTGGCGCAGCTGCTGCCCGGCGACCTCAACCGCTCGTTCCTGCCGAACTCCGGCGCCGAGGCGGTCGAGGGCGCGGTCAAGCTCGCCTACAAGTACCACGGCGGCAAGCGCAACACGATCCTGCGCTCGGACATCAGCTTCCACGGCAAGCTGCTCGGTTCCGGCGGCCTGACCGGCAGCACCCAGAACCACTTCGCGTTCCCCACCATCCCCGGCATCCGCACCTTCTCCTACGGCGACCTCGACTCGGTCCGCCAGGCGCTGGCCGAGGCGCGCGACGCCAACGGGCGCAGCGACGTGTACGCGCTGCTGATCGAGCCGTTCAGCGCCTCCACGATCCGGTGGTGCTCGGAGGAGTTCCTGCGCGGGCTGCGGGAGCTGTGCACCGCCGAGGACATCGTGCTGATCTTCGACGAGATCTACACCGGCTGGGGCAAGACCGGCAGCCTGTTCTACTTCACCCGCTACGAGGGCCTGGTCCCGGACGTGGTGACCACGTCCAAGTCGTTCGGCGGCGGCAAGTCCTCCATCTCCGCCTACATCGCGCGGGAACCGCTGTTCCGCAAGGTCTACGACAACATGACCGACGCGATGATGCAGTCCACGTCGACCACCTACTACGGGTTCGGCGAGGAGGCGGCGACCGCGCTCGAGGCGATCTCGGTGGCCGTGGACGAGGACTTCCCGGCGCGGGCGCGGGTCATCGAGGGGGTGCTGCGGCCGGGGCTGGAGCGCATCCAGAAGACCTACCCCGACCTCATCTCCGAGGTGGCCGGTTCCGGCGCGCTGCACGGGGTCTTCCTGTCCGGCGGGCCGAAGGTGCTCGACCTGGTGGGCAAGCTGCCGGTGGGCGGACCCGCGAAGGACCCGCTGATCCGCACCAAGATCATCACGGCGGCGGTCATCGACGCGCTCTACCGCGAGCACGACATCTACACCTACAACACCCTCAACGGCCGCAGCCCGATGATCGTCGCGCCGCCGCTGGTCGCCGGGGTGGAGGAGTGCGAGCGCTTCCTCGACGCGTTCGAGGCCGTGCTCGACCAGGGCATGACCAAGCTCGTCGGCCGTTTCGTCAAGGAGAGGGTGAGCTCGCTGTGGTGA
- a CDS encoding lysophospholipid acyltransferase family protein, whose translation MSERTDSGPERTPESAESAGAPVSAAPARVAEFPKLRKKSVKLSYATQLPEGATDLGHTFARWLGRRFFAFPYRVRAHNLERIPATGGIVVVANHSSFVDGPLIFGVIKMPRRMVFLIKNEMFKGLVGAYLRSAGQLGVKRGEPDRATLIAAQKVLKAGGTLGVFPEGTRGDGDMASAQQGAAWLARTSGALIVPMAVRGARRPEGSRRRFLPVVDILVGEPFEASTAKGRQGLAEATEQVRDRLVALVAELDTRRSNGEAR comes from the coding sequence ATGAGCGAGCGCACCGACAGCGGTCCCGAGCGGACCCCCGAGAGCGCAGAGAGCGCGGGCGCCCCCGTGAGCGCCGCCCCCGCGCGCGTCGCGGAGTTCCCCAAGCTGCGCAAGAAGAGCGTCAAGCTCTCCTACGCGACCCAGCTGCCCGAGGGCGCCACCGACCTCGGCCACACGTTCGCCCGCTGGCTCGGCAGGCGCTTCTTCGCCTTCCCCTACCGGGTGCGCGCGCACAACCTGGAGCGCATCCCCGCCACCGGCGGCATCGTCGTCGTGGCCAACCACAGCTCCTTCGTGGACGGCCCGCTGATCTTCGGCGTCATCAAGATGCCGCGCCGCATGGTCTTCCTGATCAAGAACGAGATGTTCAAGGGCCTGGTGGGCGCGTACCTGCGCAGCGCGGGCCAGCTGGGCGTCAAGCGCGGCGAACCCGACCGCGCCACCCTGATCGCGGCGCAGAAGGTGCTCAAGGCGGGCGGCACGCTCGGCGTGTTCCCCGAGGGCACCAGGGGCGACGGCGACATGGCCAGCGCGCAGCAGGGCGCCGCGTGGCTCGCCCGCACCTCCGGGGCGCTCATCGTCCCGATGGCGGTGCGCGGCGCGCGCAGGCCGGAGGGCTCCCGCCGCCGGTTCCTGCCCGTGGTCGACATCCTCGTGGGCGAGCCGTTCGAGGCGTCCACCGCCAAGGGCAGGCAGGGCCTGGCCGAGGCAACCGAGCAGGTCCGCGACCGCCTCGTGGCGCTGGTGGCCGAGCTCGACACCAGACGAAGCAATGGAGAAGCACGATGA
- the der gene encoding ribosome biogenesis GTPase Der yields the protein MTDLDGTWTDESDWTAFDDESADADEATPAQPVLAIVGRPNVGKSTLVNRIIGRREAVVQDVPGVTRDRVAYDALWNGRKFTVVDTGGWEPDATGMMASVAAQAELAMQTADAVLLVVDASVGATTTDEAVAKVLRRSKAPVLLVANKVDDERLMAEVATLWSLGLGEPMPVSGLHGRGSGDVLDKILEVLPETPRDTFGANTGGPRRVALVGRPNVGKSSLLNRLTGENRSVVDSVAGTTVDPVDSLVELDDEVWRFVDTAGLRKRVNFASGAEYYASLRTKAAIESAEVAVVLLDAGEPISEQDLRVLTMVVESGRACVLAFNKWDLVDEDRRNAMVRELERGLVRVPWAERVNISALTGRSVRKIAPALRTALASWDTRVPTGRLNSWLTDLIAATPPPVRGGKQPKVLFATQAATRPPTFVLFTTGFLEAGYRRYIERKLREEFGFEGSPVRISVRVREKREKRAKK from the coding sequence ATGACGGACTTGGACGGCACGTGGACGGACGAGTCCGACTGGACCGCCTTCGACGACGAGTCGGCGGACGCTGACGAGGCCACCCCGGCCCAGCCGGTGCTGGCCATCGTCGGCCGCCCCAACGTGGGCAAGTCGACCCTGGTCAACCGGATCATCGGCCGCCGCGAGGCGGTCGTGCAGGACGTGCCCGGCGTGACCAGGGACCGCGTCGCCTACGACGCCCTGTGGAACGGCCGGAAGTTCACCGTGGTCGACACCGGCGGCTGGGAGCCCGACGCCACCGGCATGATGGCCTCCGTCGCGGCGCAGGCCGAGCTGGCCATGCAGACCGCCGACGCGGTGCTGCTGGTGGTCGACGCGTCCGTGGGCGCCACCACCACCGACGAGGCCGTCGCGAAGGTGCTGCGCCGCTCCAAGGCGCCGGTGCTGCTGGTGGCCAACAAGGTCGACGACGAGCGGCTGATGGCCGAGGTCGCCACCCTGTGGTCGCTGGGCCTCGGCGAGCCGATGCCGGTGTCCGGCCTGCACGGCCGCGGCTCGGGCGACGTGCTCGACAAGATCCTGGAGGTCCTCCCGGAGACCCCGCGCGACACGTTCGGCGCGAACACCGGCGGCCCCCGCCGCGTGGCGCTCGTCGGCCGCCCGAACGTGGGCAAGTCGAGCCTGCTCAACCGCCTCACCGGCGAGAACCGCTCGGTGGTCGACTCGGTCGCGGGCACCACCGTCGACCCGGTCGACTCGCTGGTCGAGCTGGACGACGAGGTGTGGCGCTTCGTCGACACCGCGGGCCTGCGCAAGCGGGTCAACTTCGCCAGCGGCGCCGAGTACTACGCGTCGCTGCGCACCAAGGCGGCCATCGAGTCCGCCGAGGTCGCGGTCGTGCTGCTGGACGCGGGCGAGCCGATCAGCGAGCAGGACCTGCGGGTGCTGACCATGGTCGTGGAGTCCGGTCGCGCGTGCGTGCTGGCGTTCAACAAGTGGGACCTGGTCGACGAGGACCGCCGCAACGCCATGGTCCGCGAGCTGGAGCGCGGCCTGGTGCGCGTGCCGTGGGCCGAGCGCGTGAACATCTCGGCCCTGACCGGCCGCTCCGTGCGCAAGATCGCGCCCGCCCTGCGCACCGCGCTGGCCTCGTGGGACACCCGCGTGCCCACCGGACGGCTGAACTCGTGGCTGACCGACCTGATCGCCGCGACCCCGCCGCCGGTGCGCGGCGGCAAGCAGCCGAAGGTCCTGTTCGCCACCCAGGCGGCCACCAGGCCGCCGACGTTCGTGCTGTTCACGACCGGTTTCCTGGAGGCGGGCTACCGCCGGTACATCGAGCGCAAGCTCCGCGAGGAGTTCGGCTTCGAGGGCAGCCCGGTGCGGATCTCGGTGCGCGTGCGCGAGAAGCGGGAGAAGCGCGCGAAGAAGTGA
- a CDS encoding sensor histidine kinase: MGHHATLIAVEAAALSATTPDPETRAAATRLRALAKESLAEMRATLGLLNSAPTPNTHHDLPTLVARATATGARITLTDRTSTPLPPSTSRAVFRLVQESLTNATKHAPNAPIHILLAERADTLVVQVLNAPPPHPVHPPPPPGGQGLHGLSERVALLGGTLTATPTPEGGFEVRATLPTSALGVSGVWRAPSGRGTA; encoded by the coding sequence GTGGGCCACCACGCCACCCTGATAGCCGTAGAGGCCGCGGCCCTCTCCGCGACCACCCCGGACCCGGAAACCAGGGCAGCCGCAACCCGCCTCCGCGCCCTGGCGAAGGAGTCCTTGGCGGAGATGCGCGCAACCCTGGGCCTCCTGAACTCCGCCCCCACCCCCAACACCCACCACGACCTCCCGACCCTGGTGGCCAGAGCCACCGCGACCGGCGCCCGGATAACCCTGACCGACCGAACGAGCACCCCGCTACCCCCGTCAACAAGCCGCGCGGTCTTCAGGCTGGTCCAGGAGTCCCTGACGAACGCCACCAAGCACGCCCCGAACGCCCCGATCCACATCCTCCTGGCAGAACGCGCCGACACCCTGGTGGTCCAGGTCCTGAACGCCCCACCCCCACACCCCGTGCACCCCCCACCACCCCCGGGCGGCCAAGGCCTGCACGGCCTGTCCGAACGAGTAGCCCTCCTGGGCGGCACCCTGACCGCAACCCCAACCCCCGAAGGCGGCTTCGAGGTCCGCGCAACCCTCCCCACGAGTGCTCTGGGGGTGAGCGGGGTCTGGAGGGCGCCGAGTGGCCGTGGGACGGCATAA
- a CDS encoding aspartate-semialdehyde dehydrogenase has translation MVISAASAPPRLVVVGATGALGSALLELVVEKRFPHRELVLCASPRSTGRRVVVDGALHQVRYASADDVALAADDIVFLCADRDVSLKWADAARAAGALAIDLSGAFHRDLDVPLVVPEVNGHLLERPVGDGLIASPSPMATALTRLLHRVQETYGVRQVVASTYQAATHLGRQGVEELLEGAELALQDPDAELPAHSTPFPLAFNVVPAVGGVLHNRFTTEEQRLVGETRRVLGLPWLNITATCVHVPVVSSDSAAVLVEAESPVSRADLVALLGSLPRVRVYDADQLEATGPTPLTAADPDVLHVGRVRVTPHDPRSVWLWITFDSLRASGALNALNVASLALSVAGRGRAGRTA, from the coding sequence ATGGTGATTTCCGCTGCCTCCGCGCCACCTCGCCTGGTCGTGGTCGGGGCTACCGGCGCGCTCGGCTCGGCCCTGCTGGAGCTGGTCGTCGAGAAGCGCTTTCCGCACCGCGAGCTGGTGCTGTGCGCCTCGCCCCGTTCCACCGGGCGTCGGGTCGTCGTGGACGGTGCGCTGCACCAGGTGCGGTACGCGTCCGCCGACGATGTGGCGCTTGCGGCCGACGACATCGTCTTCTTGTGCGCCGACCGGGATGTCAGCTTGAAGTGGGCCGACGCGGCTCGGGCGGCCGGGGCGCTTGCGATCGACCTCAGTGGGGCCTTTCACCGGGACCTCGACGTTCCGCTGGTGGTGCCCGAGGTCAACGGGCACTTGCTGGAGCGGCCGGTGGGGGACGGGCTCATCGCTAGTCCCAGCCCTATGGCCACGGCGCTCACCCGGCTGCTGCACCGGGTGCAGGAGACCTACGGGGTTCGGCAGGTTGTCGCCAGCACCTACCAGGCGGCCACCCACCTCGGGCGGCAAGGGGTTGAGGAGTTGTTGGAGGGGGCCGAACTGGCGCTTCAGGACCCGGACGCCGAGCTGCCCGCGCACAGCACGCCCTTTCCGCTGGCCTTCAACGTGGTTCCCGCCGTCGGGGGAGTGCTGCACAACCGGTTCACCACCGAGGAGCAGCGGCTCGTCGGGGAGACTCGGCGGGTGCTCGGGCTGCCCTGGCTCAACATCACGGCCACCTGCGTGCACGTTCCGGTGGTCAGCAGTGACTCCGCCGCGGTTCTCGTGGAGGCCGAGTCGCCGGTTTCTCGTGCTGACCTGGTGGCGTTGCTCGGGTCGTTGCCTCGCGTGCGGGTGTACGACGCCGATCAGCTGGAGGCGACCGGGCCCACGCCGCTGACCGCCGCCGACCCTGACGTGCTGCACGTGGGTCGGGTGCGGGTCACGCCGCACGACCCGCGGTCGGTGTGGTTGTGGATCACGTTCGACAGCCTTCGGGCCTCCGGGGCGCTCAACGCCCTGAACGTGGCGAGCTTGGCGCTCTCCGTCGCCGGGCGGGGGCGGGCCGGGCGCACGGCCTGA
- a CDS encoding cation:proton antiporter: MHNTAISLIQLGAIFFGLGVLGRLAWKIGISPIPLYLIGGLAFGEGGLVPLHGIEEFTHIASEIGVILLLLLLGLEYSASELMTGLKRSWTAGVVDIVLNATPGAVVGLLLGWGPVGALAMAGVTYISSSGIIAKVLGDLGRLGNRETPVILSVLVFEDLAMALYLPILTTVLAGVSFVSGLTAVGISLAAITVVLVVALKYGRYVSAVVDSPDPEVFLLKVLGAALLVAGVASQLQVSAAVGAFLLGIAISGSTAENATRMLEPLRDLFAAMFFVVFGLNTEPSSIPPVLALALGLAAVTTVTKVLTGAWAAKRQGIGPMGRARAGAALVARGEFSIVIASLTVASGAVDGELAALATAYVLLMAVFGPVAARVVEPVARMVQKRGAVTASA, translated from the coding sequence GTGCACAACACGGCCATCTCCCTCATCCAGCTGGGCGCGATCTTCTTCGGGCTCGGCGTCCTCGGCAGGCTCGCCTGGAAGATCGGCATCTCGCCGATCCCGCTCTACCTGATCGGTGGGCTGGCCTTCGGGGAAGGCGGCCTGGTGCCGCTGCACGGCATCGAGGAGTTCACGCACATCGCCAGCGAGATCGGCGTGATCCTCCTGCTCCTGCTGCTGGGCCTGGAGTACTCGGCGAGCGAGCTGATGACCGGTCTCAAGCGGTCGTGGACGGCGGGCGTGGTGGACATCGTCCTCAACGCCACTCCGGGCGCGGTCGTGGGCCTGCTGCTGGGCTGGGGCCCGGTGGGCGCGCTGGCGATGGCGGGCGTCACCTACATCTCGTCGTCCGGCATCATCGCGAAGGTCCTCGGCGACCTCGGCAGGCTCGGCAACCGGGAGACGCCGGTGATCCTGTCGGTCCTGGTGTTCGAGGACCTGGCGATGGCGCTGTACCTGCCGATCCTGACCACGGTCCTGGCGGGCGTGAGCTTCGTCAGCGGCCTGACGGCGGTGGGCATCTCGCTGGCCGCGATCACCGTGGTGCTCGTGGTGGCGCTGAAGTACGGCCGCTACGTGTCGGCCGTGGTGGACAGCCCGGACCCCGAGGTGTTCCTGCTCAAGGTGCTGGGCGCCGCGCTGCTCGTGGCGGGTGTCGCCTCGCAGCTGCAGGTGTCGGCGGCGGTGGGCGCGTTCCTGCTCGGCATCGCGATCTCCGGCTCCACGGCGGAGAACGCGACGCGGATGCTGGAACCGCTGCGGGACCTGTTCGCCGCGATGTTCTTCGTGGTGTTCGGGCTCAACACCGAGCCGTCGTCGATCCCGCCGGTGCTGGCGCTCGCGCTGGGGCTGGCCGCGGTCACGACCGTCACGAAGGTGCTGACCGGCGCGTGGGCGGCGAAGCGTCAGGGCATCGGTCCGATGGGCCGGGCGAGGGCCGGGGCGGCGCTGGTGGCGCGCGGCGAGTTCTCCATCGTCATCGCCAGCCTCACCGTCGCGTCCGGCGCGGTGGACGGGGAGCTGGCCGCGCTGGCGACCGCCTACGTGCTGCTGATGGCGGTCTTCGGACCGGTCGCGGCGCGCGTGGTCGAGCCGGTGGCGCGGATGGTCCAAAAGCGTGGTGCTGTCACGGCATCCGCTTAA
- a CDS encoding cation:proton antiporter regulatory subunit: MNVEVTPLPGIGTRQDFMIRAGRRMGVITYRDGRFELIISKEEDADACSASIALTPAEAGTLASLLGAPGLVAHLEHQHKDVAGITTRQFPIVPGSRYDGETLAATELRTRTGASVVAVVRSGNAHPSPRPDFVFEGGDLVVVVGTSEGLASTADVLGGG, encoded by the coding sequence GTGAACGTCGAAGTAACCCCCCTTCCGGGGATCGGCACCCGTCAGGACTTCATGATCCGAGCCGGGCGTCGCATGGGGGTGATCACGTACCGCGACGGCCGCTTCGAGCTGATCATCTCGAAGGAGGAGGACGCGGACGCGTGCTCCGCCTCCATAGCGCTCACGCCCGCCGAGGCGGGCACGCTCGCGAGCCTGCTCGGCGCGCCCGGCCTGGTCGCGCACCTGGAGCACCAGCACAAGGACGTGGCGGGCATCACCACGCGCCAGTTCCCGATCGTGCCGGGCTCCCGGTACGACGGCGAGACGCTGGCCGCCACCGAGCTGCGCACCCGCACGGGCGCGTCGGTCGTGGCCGTGGTCCGCTCCGGCAACGCGCACCCCTCGCCCCGCCCCGACTTCGTGTTCGAGGGCGGTGACCTGGTGGTCGTGGTCGGCACGTCCGAGGGCCTCGCCTCGACAGCCGACGTCCTGGGCGGTGGCTGA
- a CDS encoding response regulator, with amino-acid sequence MPVRLVLADDEPQLRRGVKVLLEADGRVEVVAEAGDGAALLSAVRATAPDVALVDVQMPGTDGLSALRVLLGRPDPPAVAVLTTFDLDDYVATALDVGAQGFLLKDAEPEVLVRAVLDLAAGGAVLDPRIAARLLPRLRAGRLLRPNPQLDALSTRERQVLELLSDGLPNAAIAAELGLSEATVKSYVSTVLMKLGVENRVQAALVAHRVGRTW; translated from the coding sequence GTGCCGGTGCGATTGGTCCTCGCGGACGACGAGCCGCAGCTCCGCCGGGGGGTGAAGGTCCTCCTGGAGGCGGACGGCCGGGTCGAGGTCGTCGCCGAGGCGGGTGACGGCGCGGCCCTGCTGTCCGCGGTCCGCGCCACCGCCCCGGACGTGGCGCTCGTGGACGTGCAGATGCCGGGAACCGACGGCCTGTCGGCCCTCCGCGTCCTCCTGGGCCGCCCGGACCCGCCCGCCGTGGCGGTGCTGACCACGTTCGACCTGGACGACTACGTGGCGACGGCCCTGGACGTGGGCGCCCAGGGCTTCCTGCTCAAGGACGCGGAGCCGGAAGTCCTGGTCAGGGCCGTGCTGGACCTGGCGGCGGGTGGCGCGGTCCTGGACCCCAGGATCGCGGCGAGGCTGCTGCCGAGGCTGAGGGCGGGCAGGCTGCTGCGCCCGAACCCCCAGCTGGACGCGCTGAGCACGCGCGAGCGCCAGGTGCTGGAGCTGCTGTCGGACGGCCTGCCGAACGCGGCGATCGCGGCGGAGCTGGGGCTGAGCGAGGCGACCGTCAAGTCGTACGTCAGCACGGTCCTGATGAAGCTGGGCGTGGAGAACCGCGTGCAGGCGGCCCTGGTGGCCCACCGGGTGGGCCGGACGTGGTGA